Proteins encoded within one genomic window of Planifilum fulgidum:
- a CDS encoding beta-ketoacyl-ACP synthase III, which produces MNSLKPVGIIGTGSYLPEKVLTNKDLETMVDTTDEWIVSRTGIRERRIAAEEQASSDLAAEAARRALESAKVTADQLDLIIVATVTPDMMFPATACLLQDRLGAKKAAAFDLSAACSGFLYGIATASQFIQSGMYRYALVVGVDCLSKITNWEDRNTCVLFGDGAGAVVLGPVEEGSGFLSFELGADGSGGDLLKLPAGGSRMPASRHTVDERLHTISMAGREVFKFAVRVMGNAAEEALSKAGMKKEDIDFLVPHQANIRIIDAAVERFGLSEEKVIVNLDRFGNMSSASIPVALDEAVHQGRIKKGDTLVLVGFGGGLTWGAAVLKWSMDT; this is translated from the coding sequence CTGAACAGCTTGAAACCGGTGGGGATCATCGGGACAGGTTCATATCTGCCGGAGAAGGTCTTGACCAACAAGGATTTGGAAACCATGGTAGATACGACCGATGAATGGATCGTCAGCCGGACGGGAATCCGGGAGCGGCGCATCGCCGCGGAAGAGCAGGCCTCTTCCGATCTGGCGGCGGAAGCGGCCCGCAGGGCGCTGGAGTCGGCAAAAGTGACGGCGGATCAGCTGGATTTGATCATCGTGGCCACCGTGACTCCCGACATGATGTTCCCGGCGACGGCCTGCCTTTTGCAGGACCGGCTGGGGGCGAAGAAGGCGGCCGCGTTCGATCTGTCCGCGGCCTGTTCGGGATTCTTGTACGGGATTGCGACCGCGTCCCAGTTCATCCAAAGCGGCATGTACCGTTATGCCCTGGTGGTCGGTGTGGACTGCCTGTCCAAAATCACCAACTGGGAGGACAGAAACACCTGCGTGCTCTTCGGCGACGGAGCCGGAGCGGTCGTCCTGGGACCGGTGGAGGAGGGAAGCGGTTTTCTCTCCTTTGAGCTGGGTGCCGACGGGTCCGGCGGGGATTTGCTGAAGCTGCCCGCGGGCGGATCCCGCATGCCGGCGAGCCGGCACACGGTGGACGAGCGCCTCCACACCATTTCCATGGCCGGCCGGGAGGTTTTCAAGTTTGCCGTCCGCGTGATGGGCAATGCCGCGGAGGAGGCGCTCTCCAAGGCGGGGATGAAGAAGGAGGACATCGACTTCCTCGTGCCCCATCAGGCCAACATCCGCATCATCGACGCCGCCGTCGAGCGGTTCGGACTGTCGGAGGAGAAGGTGATCGTCAACCTGGACCGTTTCGGAAACATGTCCTCCGCCTCCATCCCGGTGGCCCTGGATGAAGCGGTTCACCAGGGACGGATCAAAAAGGGGGACACGCTGGTGCTCGTCGGCTTCGGCGGCGGTCTGACCTGGGGGGCGGCGGTGCTGAAGTGGTCGATGGACACCTGA